One genomic region from Ciona intestinalis unplaced genomic scaffold, KH HT000060.2, whole genome shotgun sequence encodes:
- the LOC100177700 gene encoding uncharacterized protein LOC100177700, whose amino-acid sequence MPYIITAISFNHSNLFRKTSISSLVRHILCYRTCCIEMKRIYLVVALILVCDFMSTTESYNARDLAKRNVGVSGQRVVSIIDWSRLGDTADINEYLSRLLDYESE is encoded by the exons ATGCCTTATATTATAACTGCTATAAGCTTTAATCATTCGAATTTATTTAGAAAGACAAGCATATCAAGCTTGGTAAGACACATTCTCTGCTATAGGACCTGTTGTATAGAAATGAAACGTATCTACCTCGTCGTCGCGCTTATACTTGTGTGTGACTTCATGTCAACTACAGAGAGCTACAATGCAAGAGATTTAGCGAAACG GAACGTTGGTGTAAGTGGACAAAGAGTTGTGTCGATAATAGATTGGAGCAG GTTGGGTGATACAGCAGATATCAACGAATACTTATCGCGCTTGTTGGATT ACGAATCCGAGTGA